A segment of the Deltaproteobacteria bacterium genome:
ATAGGCATCGCCGTCGACTTCAAGACCCTCAAGACCGAGACCGACCGTCTGCTCGACAGGCTCGACCACATGTACCTCAACGAGATACCGCCCTTCGACAGGGAGAACCCCTCGTCCGAGAACCTGGCGCGTTTCATCTACGAAGAGCTCTCCAGGGTCTTGAACGACGGCAACGTGAAGGTCACGAGCGTGAAGGTCTGGGAGTCGGAGCGCGCGGCGGCCGAGTACTTCGAGTAGCGGGCCGCAGCGCCCCCGGAGAGCCATGAGCGGCCACGAGCTCAAGGACATGCAGAGCGAGCCCGATTTCCGGCGGCTCCCCATCGACAAGGTCGGTGT
Coding sequences within it:
- the queD gene encoding 6-carboxytetrahydropterin synthase QueD → MYQLTIESTFAAAHNLRGYDGACERLHGHNWRVELKVAAETLNPIGIAVDFKTLKTETDRLLDRLDHMYLNEIPPFDRENPSSENLARFIYEELSRVLNDGNVKVTSVKVWESERAAAEYFE